The Altererythrobacter sp. CAU 1644 genome has a window encoding:
- a CDS encoding SUF system Fe-S cluster assembly protein, which produces MNKPSDDKEFIAAPAPNEEVVKPPRARVSDAVDEGESLGEKLERKRDYLEGFLQKQPENLGAGEPGGELYEAVIAALKEIYDPEIPVNIYDLGLIYGVEITDEKDALVTMTLTTPHCPVAESMPGEVELRAASVPGVRDAEVNLVWDPPWGPDKMTDEARLELGML; this is translated from the coding sequence ATGAACAAGCCATCCGATGACAAGGAATTCATCGCGGCGCCCGCGCCCAATGAAGAGGTCGTCAAGCCTCCCCGTGCGCGCGTCTCCGATGCGGTCGACGAAGGCGAATCGCTGGGCGAGAAGCTCGAACGCAAGCGCGATTACCTCGAAGGGTTCCTGCAGAAGCAGCCCGAAAACCTCGGCGCGGGCGAACCGGGCGGCGAGCTGTACGAAGCCGTGATCGCCGCGCTCAAGGAGATCTACGACCCGGAAATCCCGGTCAATATCTACGATCTCGGCCTGATCTACGGCGTCGAGATCACCGACGAGAAAGACGCGCTGGTCACGATGACCCTGACGACGCCGCATTGCCCGGTCGCCGAAAGCATGCCGGGCGAGGTCGAATTGCGCGCCGCCAGCGTGCCCGGAGTGCGCGATGCCGAGGTCAACCTCGTCTGGGATCCGCCGTGGGGCCCTGACAAGATGACCGACGAGGCGCGCCTCGAACTGGGGATGTTGTGA
- a CDS encoding aminotransferase class V-fold PLP-dependent enzyme, with protein sequence MTTLSLRDDFPGLRTADGKPWHYLDTAATAQKPQAVIGAMARALGEDYATVHRGVYSRSAEMTLRYEAARRRTAEFIGGREDEVVFTRGATEAINLVAQTWGMTQIGEGDRIVLSTLEHHSNIVPWQMVAERTGAQIDVCPLTESGEIDLGALEALLGPRTRLVALGHVSNVLGSVLDAKRAAALVHSVSAKLLLDGCQAAPRLKIDVADIGCDFYVFSAHKLYGPTGIGALWARREILDQMPPYQGGGAMIDRVTFEKTTYAPPPQRFEAGTPAIAEAVALHAAIDYVESIGLARIHATETELVERLRTELGAMNDVTLFGPSDSAGIVSFAIDGVHPHDLGTILDESSVAIRAGHHCAQPLMDHLGVPATARASFGLYSDHSDVDALLEGIARTRRIFG encoded by the coding sequence ATGACCACCCTGTCCTTGCGCGACGATTTTCCCGGCCTGCGCACGGCGGACGGAAAGCCGTGGCACTATCTCGACACCGCTGCGACGGCGCAGAAACCGCAGGCGGTGATCGGCGCGATGGCACGCGCCCTGGGCGAGGACTACGCGACGGTCCATCGCGGGGTCTATTCGCGTTCGGCCGAAATGACGCTGCGCTACGAAGCAGCGCGGCGCCGCACTGCCGAATTCATCGGAGGGCGCGAAGACGAGGTGGTCTTCACCCGCGGAGCGACCGAAGCGATCAACCTCGTCGCGCAAACCTGGGGCATGACGCAGATCGGGGAGGGTGACCGGATCGTCCTCTCGACGCTCGAACACCATTCGAACATCGTGCCCTGGCAAATGGTCGCGGAACGAACCGGTGCGCAGATCGATGTCTGCCCGCTGACCGAGAGCGGTGAAATCGACCTTGGCGCGCTCGAGGCGCTGCTGGGTCCGCGGACCAGACTGGTGGCCCTCGGGCATGTCTCGAACGTGCTCGGCTCCGTGCTCGATGCGAAACGCGCCGCAGCGCTGGTCCATTCGGTGAGCGCAAAGCTGCTGCTCGACGGTTGCCAGGCGGCTCCGCGCCTCAAGATCGACGTTGCGGACATCGGCTGCGATTTCTACGTCTTCAGCGCGCACAAGCTTTATGGCCCGACTGGGATCGGCGCCTTGTGGGCGCGCAGAGAAATCCTCGACCAGATGCCGCCCTACCAGGGCGGGGGCGCGATGATCGATCGCGTCACTTTCGAGAAGACGACCTACGCCCCGCCGCCGCAGCGGTTCGAAGCCGGCACGCCGGCCATTGCCGAGGCGGTCGCGCTGCATGCCGCGATCGATTACGTCGAGAGCATTGGTCTGGCGCGCATTCACGCCACCGAGACCGAGCTGGTGGAACGCCTGCGCACGGAGTTGGGCGCGATGAACGACGTGACGCTGTTCGGCCCGTCTGACAGCGCGGGGATCGTCAGTTTCGCGATCGACGGGGTTCACCCCCACGATCTCGGCACCATATTGGATGAAAGCAGCGTCGCCATCCGCGCCGGGCACCATTGCGCACAGCCGCTGATGGATCACCTTGGCGTACCAGCGACTGCCCGGGCCAGTTTCGGCCTGTATTCGGACCACAGCGATGTCGATGCCCTGCTCGAGGGGATCGCCAGGACCAGGAGGATATTCGGATGA
- a CDS encoding SufD family Fe-S cluster assembly protein, with amino-acid sequence MSDAATLPTRKDEAWRYAAVERLVAVPDWREIALAPGETLRECLTIVDGEGTDGTEIHRLRVSVGEGARCEIFGVIASRDYARIEVEATLARGAHFEMGGITVGGRDTTREFVTRVIHAEPEATSNQTVRSVHWGQGTGNFLGSIDVVRHAQKTDAAQDFKGLLLEKGASVNAVPQLEIFADDVKCAHGATVGQLDEMARYYMAARGIDPDTSRRLLVQAFLGDALVALDDEQARERLMRQALDKLERHL; translated from the coding sequence ATGAGCGATGCAGCAACCCTGCCCACTCGCAAGGATGAAGCGTGGCGTTACGCCGCGGTCGAGCGGCTTGTCGCCGTGCCAGACTGGCGCGAGATCGCGCTCGCGCCGGGTGAGACGCTGCGCGAGTGCCTGACGATCGTGGATGGCGAGGGAACGGACGGTACCGAAATCCATCGCCTGCGCGTTTCTGTCGGTGAAGGCGCGCGCTGCGAAATCTTCGGCGTGATTGCCTCGCGCGACTATGCCCGGATCGAGGTCGAAGCCACGCTGGCGCGCGGTGCGCATTTCGAGATGGGCGGCATCACCGTGGGCGGGCGGGACACCACCCGCGAATTCGTCACCCGCGTGATCCATGCCGAGCCCGAAGCGACCTCCAACCAGACGGTACGCAGCGTGCATTGGGGGCAGGGCACCGGCAATTTCCTCGGCAGCATCGATGTCGTGCGCCATGCGCAGAAAACCGATGCGGCGCAGGACTTCAAGGGCCTGCTGCTCGAAAAGGGTGCGAGCGTGAATGCCGTGCCGCAACTCGAGATTTTCGCCGACGACGTGAAGTGCGCCCATGGCGCGACGGTCGGCCAGCTCGACGAAATGGCACGCTATTACATGGCGGCTCGCGGAATCGATCCCGATACCTCGCGCCGCCTGCTGGTGCAGGCCTTCCTCGGCGATGCGCTGGTGGCGCTCGACGACGAGCAGGCGCGCGAGCGGCTGATGAGGCAAGCGCTCGACAAGCTGGAGCGGCACCTGTGA